Proteins co-encoded in one Lysobacter solisilvae genomic window:
- a CDS encoding ArnT family glycosyltransferase yields MLKTTASRETWLFWILAVMVLGAGLGLRDPWPADEPRFALVAKHMVESGDWLFPHRGTELYSDKPPTFMWLQAGAYTIFHNWRVAFLLPSLLAALGTLWCVVDLGRRLWTRRVGLYAGYALLFTLHFTYQAKKAQIDPVLLFWVTLANYGLLRHLLRGPDWKMWALGWFAAGIGTITKGVGALALMMCVPAAFAVWRDWPRAGLHLRDWRALLGPVVLVLAACLWLVPMVTAALGHADPAYRAYMDDILFRQTAGRYAKSWDHHQPAWYHLGVMLSMWLPPMLALPWALPAWKRRLQRRDARYLLPLAWWALIVLFFSIPAGKRDVYILPALPMACLALAPLLPGIVRMRWPRRLALAFAAALTLLALGAGLAMVLGNPGFERTLVEERGFGNAAPFAWLLLAIAGCGAGSLLLFGRRQPIHALLGTLASAWVLYGLVGYALLNPSSSARDLMARVDRTLGPRNELGLVAWKEQNLLMSPRPTTTFGFVVPWGEQLKRGMAWQRLAPERRWLLVQDPALSDCIDRDKAMVAGRSNRRLWWLVPATAVIAGCVPSGGALDQGTDAN; encoded by the coding sequence ATGCTCAAGACGACAGCTTCCCGCGAAACCTGGTTGTTCTGGATCCTGGCGGTGATGGTGCTAGGGGCGGGGCTGGGCCTGCGCGACCCCTGGCCCGCCGACGAACCACGCTTCGCGCTCGTCGCCAAGCACATGGTCGAGAGCGGCGACTGGCTGTTCCCGCATCGCGGCACCGAGCTGTACTCCGACAAGCCGCCGACCTTCATGTGGCTGCAGGCCGGCGCCTACACCATCTTCCACAACTGGCGGGTCGCGTTCCTGCTGCCTTCGCTGCTGGCGGCGCTGGGCACGTTGTGGTGCGTGGTGGACCTGGGCCGCCGCCTGTGGACCCGCCGCGTGGGCCTGTATGCCGGCTATGCCCTGCTGTTCACGCTGCACTTCACCTACCAGGCGAAGAAGGCACAGATCGATCCGGTGCTGCTGTTCTGGGTGACGCTGGCGAACTATGGCCTGCTGCGCCACCTGCTGCGCGGCCCCGACTGGAAGATGTGGGCGCTGGGCTGGTTCGCGGCGGGCATCGGCACGATCACCAAGGGCGTAGGCGCGCTGGCGCTGATGATGTGCGTGCCGGCGGCTTTCGCCGTGTGGCGCGACTGGCCGCGCGCGGGCCTGCACCTGCGCGACTGGCGCGCGCTTCTCGGCCCGGTCGTGCTGGTGCTGGCTGCCTGCCTGTGGCTGGTGCCGATGGTGACCGCGGCGCTGGGCCATGCCGATCCCGCCTACCGGGCCTACATGGACGACATCCTGTTCCGCCAGACCGCGGGGCGGTACGCGAAATCCTGGGACCATCACCAGCCCGCGTGGTACCACCTCGGCGTGATGCTGAGCATGTGGCTGCCGCCCATGCTGGCGTTGCCATGGGCGCTGCCTGCCTGGAAACGCAGGTTGCAGCGCCGCGATGCGCGCTACCTGCTGCCGCTGGCGTGGTGGGCGCTGATCGTCCTGTTTTTCTCTATCCCGGCCGGCAAGCGCGATGTCTACATCCTGCCCGCGCTGCCGATGGCCTGCCTGGCGCTGGCGCCGCTGCTGCCTGGCATCGTACGCATGCGCTGGCCGCGACGGCTTGCGCTGGCTTTCGCCGCTGCGCTGACGCTGCTCGCCCTGGGGGCGGGCCTGGCGATGGTATTGGGCAATCCAGGCTTCGAACGCACGCTGGTGGAGGAGCGCGGCTTCGGCAATGCCGCGCCCTTTGCGTGGCTCCTGCTGGCCATCGCGGGTTGCGGAGCGGGCAGCCTGCTGCTGTTCGGCCGGCGCCAGCCGATCCACGCGCTGCTGGGCACGCTGGCCTCGGCCTGGGTGCTCTACGGACTGGTCGGCTATGCGTTGCTCAATCCGTCCAGTTCGGCACGCGACCTGATGGCGCGTGTCGACCGCACGCTCGGGCCACGCAACGAACTGGGCCTGGTCGCGTGGAAGGAGCAGAACCTGCTGATGTCGCCGCGGCCGACCACGACCTTCGGTTTCGTCGTCCCGTGGGGCGAGCAGCTCAAACGCGGCATGGCCTGGCAGCGGCTGGCGCCCGAGCGCCGCTGGCTGCTGGTACAGGATCCGGCATTGTCGGACTGCATCGACCGCGACAAGGCCATGGTCGCGGGGCGCTCCAATCGCCGACTCTGGTGGCTGGTGCCGGCCACTGCGGTGATTGCCGGCTGCGTGCCGTCGGGCGGCGCGCTGGACCAGGGTACCGACGCCAACTGA
- the rsmB gene encoding 16S rRNA (cytosine(967)-C(5))-methyltransferase RsmB: MKQSPGSQARVTATRVLDAVLHRGRSLKAELAAALPALSDPRDRALVEAICFAALRQHAAFNAALAQWIPRPLPRRDDELRALLHVGLAQLVALALPAHAAVAATVDAARGIGRAHQAGLVNALLRRAQREGLPASDLSAQWPQWLRTHLARDWPADLDGIYTHSAMPPPLWLRNNRLRQTRADYLHALHDAGLAASLPQAADDILAPDALRLEDSLAVTSLPGFAQGTVSVQDISAQCVAAALAPAPGARVLDACAAPGGKSAHLLEREPSLRLTALDVDAARLERVRETLARLQLEGRASLRAADALDLPAWWDGEPFDTVLLDAPCSASGIVRRQPDVLLHRRESDLAPLLHTQAALLDALWTTLARGGVLLYATCSILKAENQAQIEAFLARTPDAQPQPLHEAFGRLTGQGRQRLPGDGGGDGFFYARLRRN, from the coding sequence ATGAAGCAGTCCCCCGGTTCCCAGGCCCGCGTCACCGCCACCCGCGTGCTGGACGCCGTGCTCCACCGCGGACGCTCGCTGAAGGCCGAACTGGCGGCCGCGCTGCCGGCGTTGTCCGATCCGCGCGACCGCGCGCTGGTGGAGGCGATCTGTTTCGCCGCGCTGCGCCAGCATGCAGCCTTCAACGCGGCACTCGCGCAGTGGATCCCGCGTCCGCTGCCGCGGCGCGACGACGAACTGCGGGCGCTGCTCCACGTAGGCCTCGCGCAGCTGGTCGCACTGGCGCTGCCTGCGCACGCCGCGGTCGCCGCCACGGTCGACGCGGCACGCGGGATCGGCCGCGCCCACCAGGCCGGCCTGGTCAATGCGCTGCTTCGGCGCGCCCAGCGCGAAGGGCTGCCCGCATCCGACTTGTCCGCGCAATGGCCGCAGTGGCTGCGCACGCACCTGGCCCGCGACTGGCCGGCGGACCTGGACGGCATCTACACGCACAGCGCCATGCCACCTCCGCTGTGGCTGCGCAACAACCGCCTGCGCCAGACGCGCGCGGACTACCTGCACGCACTGCACGATGCAGGCCTGGCGGCGTCGCTGCCGCAGGCGGCGGACGACATCCTGGCGCCCGACGCGCTGCGGCTGGAGGACAGCCTGGCGGTGACATCGCTGCCGGGGTTCGCGCAGGGCACCGTTTCCGTGCAGGACATCTCCGCCCAATGCGTGGCCGCCGCCCTGGCGCCGGCGCCAGGCGCGCGCGTGCTCGATGCCTGCGCCGCGCCCGGTGGCAAGAGCGCTCACCTGCTCGAACGCGAGCCTTCCCTGCGCCTGACCGCGCTCGATGTCGACGCGGCGCGACTGGAGCGCGTCCGCGAGACGCTGGCGCGCCTGCAACTGGAAGGCCGCGCCAGCCTGCGCGCCGCCGATGCGCTGGACCTGCCTGCCTGGTGGGACGGCGAACCCTTCGACACCGTGCTGCTGGATGCTCCGTGCTCGGCCAGTGGCATCGTCAGGCGCCAACCCGACGTCCTGCTGCACCGGCGCGAATCGGATCTGGCGCCCCTGCTGCACACGCAGGCGGCGCTGCTCGACGCGCTGTGGACCACGCTGGCGCGGGGCGGCGTGCTGTTGTATGCGACGTGTTCGATCCTCAAGGCGGAAAACCAGGCGCAGATCGAGGCCTTCCTGGCCCGCACGCCCGACGCGCAGCCGCAGCCGCTGCACGAAGCCTTTGGCCGCCTCACCGGCCAGGGCCGCCAGCGCCTGCCGGGCGATGGCGGCGGCGACGGTTTCTTCTACGCCCGCCTGCGCAGGAACTGA
- the fmt gene encoding methionyl-tRNA formyltransferase translates to MRIVFAGTPDFAVPSLRAAAQRNEVVAVYTQPDRPAGRGRELTPSPVKREALLRGIEVVQPENFRSVVSKQALRALRPDLMIVVAYGLILPQSVLDIPTFGCWNVHASLLPRWRGAAPIQRAIQAGDRESGVCLMQMEKGLDTGPVLLSQSLEIGAQDTGGQLHDRLAALGAQVLSDGLGLLRAGIRPAPRAQPEVGVTYAHKLDKAEARLDFSQPAQVLADTVRAFNPWPMAEAQVAGERLRIHGAAALDEAHGMPAGTLLRAGREGLDVACGQGVLRIRVLQRDGGKAITAADYLNAGRDLAR, encoded by the coding sequence ATGAGAATCGTCTTCGCCGGCACGCCCGACTTCGCCGTCCCCAGCCTGCGCGCCGCCGCGCAGCGCAACGAAGTCGTGGCCGTCTACACCCAGCCCGACCGGCCTGCCGGGCGCGGGCGCGAACTGACCCCGTCGCCGGTCAAGCGCGAAGCGCTGCTGCGCGGCATCGAGGTGGTGCAACCCGAGAACTTCCGCAGCGTCGTCTCGAAGCAGGCCCTGCGCGCGCTGCGGCCGGACCTGATGATCGTGGTCGCCTACGGCCTGATCCTGCCGCAGTCGGTGCTCGACATCCCGACCTTCGGCTGCTGGAACGTGCACGCTTCGCTGCTGCCACGCTGGCGCGGCGCCGCGCCGATCCAGCGGGCCATCCAGGCCGGCGACCGCGAGAGCGGGGTGTGCCTGATGCAGATGGAAAAGGGCCTGGATACCGGCCCGGTCCTGTTGTCGCAGTCGCTGGAGATCGGGGCGCAGGACACCGGCGGCCAACTGCACGATCGCCTGGCCGCACTGGGTGCACAGGTGCTTTCGGACGGGCTGGGCCTGCTGCGCGCCGGCATCCGGCCGGCGCCGCGCGCGCAGCCGGAGGTTGGCGTGACCTACGCCCACAAGCTGGACAAGGCCGAAGCCCGGCTCGACTTCTCGCAGCCGGCCCAGGTGCTGGCCGATACCGTGCGTGCCTTCAATCCCTGGCCGATGGCCGAGGCGCAGGTCGCCGGCGAGCGCCTGCGGATCCACGGCGCGGCCGCACTGGACGAGGCGCACGGCATGCCCGCCGGAACCCTGCTTCGCGCCGGACGCGAGGGCCTGGACGTAGCCTGTGGCCAGGGCGTGCTGCGCATCCGGGTCCTGCAGCGCGACGGTGGCAAGGCGATCACCGCCGCCGACTACCTCAACGCGGGACGCGACCTGGCGCGCTGA
- the def gene encoding peptide deformylase — protein sequence MALLPILEFPDPRLRTQAASVDPVRIPSPDFQRLIDDMFESMYEAPGIGLAASQVDVHQRFMVIDVSEDKSRPLVFINPEITARNGDQVYQEGCLSVPGIFADVTRSNEITVRALDRNGQSFEMHADGLLAVCIQHEMDHLVGKLFVDYLSPLKREMVRKKLAKQRRLAGDAA from the coding sequence ATGGCCCTGCTTCCCATCCTCGAATTCCCCGATCCCCGGCTGCGTACCCAGGCCGCGTCCGTCGACCCCGTCCGGATCCCGTCCCCGGATTTCCAGCGCCTCATCGACGACATGTTCGAAAGCATGTACGAGGCCCCGGGCATCGGCCTGGCGGCGAGCCAGGTGGACGTGCACCAGCGCTTCATGGTGATAGACGTCAGCGAAGACAAAAGCCGGCCGCTGGTGTTCATCAACCCCGAGATTACCGCGCGCAACGGTGACCAGGTCTACCAGGAAGGCTGCCTGTCGGTTCCTGGGATCTTCGCCGACGTGACCCGGTCCAACGAGATCACGGTCCGGGCGCTCGACCGGAACGGCCAGTCCTTCGAAATGCACGCCGACGGCCTGCTGGCGGTCTGCATCCAGCACGAGATGGACCACCTCGTCGGGAAGCTGTTCGTCGACTACCTCTCGCCCCTCAAGCGCGAGATGGTCCGCAAGAAGCTCGCCAAGCAGCGCCGCCTGGCCGGCGACGCGGCGTAA
- a CDS encoding LysM peptidoglycan-binding domain-containing protein, with amino-acid sequence MLKPIRTVLTAAFLTIATAGVAAELQGGHPDTYTVKRGDTLWDIAGRFLKRPWLWPEIWQANPQIKNPHLIYPGDVISLAYLDRVAMTPGPREEAPVTGIPLSQVEPFLKNLRVVDEFKHLPYVVGLEEDRMRGTVGQLAYVQGLTGAQPGQRYAVVRPSLAFFEIDPERCCARTPTQVPEDLDYRGDITQGMERIWNYYLPQEKGRLLGYELMQLTVGTVSRGPAGESDVSSLVIDSVGREVRRGDRLVPVEAQPYDLQFFPHPPKQQFAYGKAKVLAVADMLSTGGPRDVVALSVGSRDGVDNGTVFSSWRVGSTAIDRVLVGEDRTADTVTSGDVVRLPDEFAGHLVVFRTFEKVSYALVMDSIRPTRIGYELKHPDAPY; translated from the coding sequence ATGCTTAAACCAATCCGCACGGTTCTGACCGCTGCGTTCCTGACCATCGCCACTGCCGGCGTCGCTGCCGAACTGCAGGGCGGGCACCCGGACACCTATACCGTCAAGCGTGGCGACACGCTGTGGGATATCGCCGGTCGTTTCCTCAAGCGCCCGTGGCTGTGGCCCGAAATCTGGCAGGCCAACCCGCAGATCAAGAACCCGCACCTGATCTATCCCGGCGACGTGATTTCGCTGGCGTATCTGGACCGCGTGGCGATGACGCCAGGCCCGCGCGAGGAAGCCCCGGTGACGGGTATCCCGCTGTCGCAGGTCGAGCCCTTCCTCAAGAACCTGCGCGTCGTCGACGAATTCAAGCACCTGCCTTACGTGGTGGGTCTGGAAGAAGACCGCATGCGTGGCACCGTGGGCCAGCTGGCCTACGTGCAGGGGCTGACCGGCGCACAGCCGGGCCAGCGCTACGCGGTCGTGCGGCCCTCGCTGGCGTTCTTCGAAATCGATCCCGAGCGCTGCTGTGCCCGCACGCCGACCCAGGTGCCCGAAGACCTGGATTACCGCGGCGACATCACCCAGGGCATGGAACGGATCTGGAACTACTACCTGCCGCAGGAAAAGGGTCGTCTGCTGGGCTATGAGCTGATGCAGCTCACCGTCGGCACCGTGAGCCGTGGCCCCGCCGGCGAGTCCGACGTCAGTTCGCTGGTGATCGACAGCGTCGGCCGTGAAGTGCGTCGCGGCGACCGCCTGGTGCCGGTCGAAGCGCAGCCCTACGACCTGCAGTTCTTCCCGCATCCGCCCAAGCAGCAGTTCGCCTACGGCAAGGCCAAGGTACTGGCGGTCGCGGACATGCTCTCCACGGGCGGCCCGCGCGACGTGGTGGCCCTGTCGGTCGGTTCGCGCGATGGCGTCGACAACGGGACCGTGTTCTCCAGCTGGCGCGTCGGCAGCACCGCGATCGACCGCGTCCTGGTGGGTGAAGACCGCACCGCGGATACGGTGACCAGCGGCGACGTGGTCCGCCTGCCCGACGAGTTCGCCGGCCATCTGGTGGTGTTCCGCACCTTCGAGAAGGTCAGCTACGCGCTG